A window from Bacteroidota bacterium encodes these proteins:
- a CDS encoding peptidase M10, whose product MGTAEIDINHHQLIIYSNIITYGNASNPEITESIRDEIETMWNEAEGSLMFDRLKLNVVFKTNAFVNPFIDPIEIYQNTDPRNNYFRIEEFVHGNISFVDSINCNSGYFKLENLYKGSTTAAHEYGHTLGLDHPQSLDIRGKGIPSIMYPRGTLVDAMFQYDPSKPAGIPGGTMHPMHRKVTQQDIDNLKIHKLQFHHGKAIIGEFTNIWHPDHASVSAEDFMRPPVFG is encoded by the coding sequence ATGGGAACAGCAGAAATAGATATAAATCATCATCAACTTATCATTTATTCCAATATCATAACTTATGGCAATGCCTCTAATCCTGAGATCACTGAATCGATAAGAGATGAGATTGAAACGATGTGGAATGAAGCTGAAGGCAGTTTAATGTTTGATCGTTTAAAATTAAATGTTGTTTTTAAGACCAATGCTTTTGTTAATCCATTCATTGATCCTATTGAAATTTACCAAAATACTGATCCCCGAAACAATTATTTCCGCATCGAAGAATTTGTGCATGGCAATATTTCTTTTGTAGATAGCATCAATTGCAATAGCGGTTATTTCAAATTGGAGAATTTATACAAAGGCTCTACTACTGCTGCTCATGAATATGGCCATACACTGGGTCTTGATCATCCACAGTCATTGGATATAAGAGGAAAAGGTATACCCAGCATAATGTATCCAAGAGGAACATTGGTGGATGCAATGTTTCAATACGATCCTTCAAAACCGGCGGGCATCCCTGGCGGCACTATGCACCCGATGCATAGAAAAGTAACCCAGCAGGATATTGATAACCTGAAAATTCACAAACTCCAATTTCATCACGGTAAGGCGATCATTGGTGAGTTTACCAATATATGGCATCCTGATCATGCCTCGGTAAGCGCTGAAGATTTTATGAGGCCGCCAGTTTTCGGATAG
- a CDS encoding heme ABC transporter ATP-binding protein, producing the protein MMLKTEGISYNIGRKQILKNVSAAFHPGGFNMILGPNGSGKSSFLKIFSGEVNKYQGNVFYNEKTILSLDKQELARKRAVLSQQPDLSFPLLVEEVVMMGRYPHFTFSPNKKDISICNEVIERMNLSSFKERNYLTLSGGEKQRVQFARVLSQIWEQPETGYRYLFLDEPLNSLDISYQHEFLQQAMQLAKHNTVLIAVMHDINLAAQYADKLFFLKEGELVSNGSPREILTAGLIKQVFNVETTIIDNPVTGKPLVIYN; encoded by the coding sequence ATGATGCTTAAGACCGAAGGCATTTCATATAATATTGGCCGTAAGCAAATTTTAAAAAATGTAAGCGCCGCATTTCATCCCGGTGGGTTTAATATGATACTGGGCCCGAATGGTTCGGGCAAATCCTCTTTCCTAAAGATATTCAGTGGAGAGGTCAACAAATACCAGGGAAATGTTTTTTATAATGAGAAAACTATTTTAAGCCTGGATAAACAAGAGCTTGCAAGGAAAAGGGCTGTACTTAGCCAGCAACCTGATCTGAGTTTTCCATTGCTGGTGGAAGAAGTGGTGATGATGGGACGCTATCCTCATTTTACATTCAGCCCGAATAAAAAAGACATTTCCATTTGCAATGAAGTGATCGAACGAATGAACCTTTCATCATTTAAGGAAAGAAATTACTTAACGCTGAGTGGTGGCGAAAAACAAAGAGTGCAGTTTGCCCGTGTGTTATCACAGATATGGGAACAACCTGAAACTGGGTACCGTTATCTTTTTCTTGATGAACCATTGAACAGTCTTGATATCAGTTACCAGCACGAATTTTTGCAACAAGCCATGCAGTTGGCTAAACACAATACTGTTTTAATAGCTGTAATGCATGATATTAATCTTGCCGCTCAATATGCAGATAAATTATTTTTCCTGAAAGAAGGTGAACTGGTAAGCAATGGAAGCCCCCGGGAAATTTTAACTGCCGGTTTGATAAAGCAGGTGTTTAATGTAGAGACCACAATAATTGATAACCCTGTTACAGGGAAACCGTTAGTGATCTATAATTAA
- a CDS encoding ABC transporter ATP-binding protein: MSTVLSVQNMTKFYGPVRALNEVSFEVPKGSVFGILGPNGSGKTTLLGIVMDILKPTKGNYLWNGQPGSNEQRKHIGTLLETPNFYHYLSGQKNLQIAAAIKERGKEDIPKVLEQVNLFQRKDSKFSTYSLGMKQRLAIASTLLGNPDILVFDEPTNGLDPAGIAEIRELMKELNRQGKTVIMASHILDEVEKVCTHVAILQKGILKTVGTVSDVLSATASGAGNILEIELLADNVPGLEAILKEMPGIINIQHIDGVLSLQCDETLTTTAINRYCFEKGIVLGHLNLKRKTLERRFLEITGTKSEH, encoded by the coding sequence ATGAGTACAGTTTTATCCGTTCAGAACATGACCAAATTTTACGGGCCGGTACGTGCATTGAATGAAGTTTCTTTTGAAGTACCCAAAGGAAGTGTATTTGGCATACTTGGGCCCAACGGTAGTGGCAAAACAACTCTGCTCGGAATAGTGATGGATATTCTGAAACCGACAAAAGGAAATTATTTATGGAACGGGCAGCCAGGAAGCAATGAACAACGAAAACACATTGGCACCTTGCTGGAAACACCAAACTTTTATCATTACCTGAGTGGCCAAAAAAACCTGCAGATAGCTGCTGCTATTAAAGAAAGAGGAAAAGAGGATATTCCAAAAGTTCTTGAACAGGTCAACCTGTTTCAACGCAAGGATTCCAAATTCAGCACTTACTCACTCGGGATGAAACAACGGTTGGCAATTGCATCCACACTGTTGGGCAATCCTGATATTCTCGTTTTTGATGAACCGACAAATGGATTGGATCCGGCAGGTATTGCTGAAATACGGGAACTGATGAAAGAACTGAACCGCCAGGGCAAAACAGTCATCATGGCGAGTCATATTCTTGATGAAGTAGAAAAGGTTTGTACGCATGTTGCCATCCTGCAAAAAGGAATTTTGAAAACCGTCGGAACCGTGAGTGATGTTTTATCGGCAACCGCAAGTGGTGCTGGTAACATATTGGAAATTGAACTGCTGGCTGATAATGTTCCGGGGTTGGAAGCTATTCTGAAAGAAATGCCCGGAATTATCAACATACAACACATAGACGGTGTATTATCGCTTCAATGCGATGAAACGTTGACAACAACTGCCATCAACCGGTATTGTTTTGAAAAAGGAATTGTGTTAGGCCATTTGAATCTTAAACGAAAAACACTGGAGAGAAGATTTTTAGAAATTACGGGAACAAAAAGTGAACATTAA
- a CDS encoding RNA methyltransferase, with protein sequence MTPERKEKLETVLSKRQSGITIVLENVFDPHNISAVMRTCDAVGVQEVYVLNTKIPRHKKWGAKSSSSAAKWLTVHQYENAEECFSSLRKKYSRILTTHLSSDAVGLYEIDFTKSLALVFGNEHSGVSDEIRALADGNFVIPQMGIIRSLNISVACAITLYEALRQKTNAGHYNKRSLGDAEYNELLNEWGFKEEDK encoded by the coding sequence ATGACCCCGGAAAGAAAAGAAAAACTGGAGACAGTACTGAGTAAAAGACAGAGTGGTATCACTATTGTGCTGGAAAATGTATTTGATCCTCACAATATTTCGGCTGTTATGCGGACCTGTGATGCAGTGGGTGTGCAGGAGGTTTATGTATTAAATACAAAGATCCCAAGGCATAAGAAATGGGGGGCTAAAAGTTCATCCAGCGCTGCCAAATGGCTGACAGTACACCAGTATGAAAATGCGGAGGAATGTTTTTCGTCATTGAGAAAGAAGTATTCAAGGATTTTAACAACCCATCTCAGCAGTGATGCGGTAGGTTTGTATGAAATTGATTTTACCAAAAGTCTTGCCCTTGTTTTTGGAAATGAACATAGCGGCGTAAGTGATGAAATACGGGCATTGGCAGATGGAAACTTTGTTATCCCGCAAATGGGAATTATCCGTTCGCTGAATATAAGTGTGGCTTGTGCAATAACTTTATACGAGGCCCTTCGGCAAAAGACAAATGCGGGGCATTATAACAAACGGAGCCTGGGTGACGCGGAGTACAATGAGTTGCTGAACGAATGGGGATTTAAAGAAGAAGACAAATAA
- a CDS encoding CoA-acylating methylmalonate-semialdehyde dehydrogenase, which yields MKYAPVQNYISGKFVDASSSRNLDVISPLDGNLLSKVPMSTPKDLDEAVKAAKAAFPKWSHTPIKERVQVFYRYKYLLEKNLQELAALISEENGKTIGEAVAEMEKCVELTEFACSLPQLVTGEVLEVSKGVECRTEHVPLGVIASIVPFNFPSMVPNWTLPNAIALGNCMVIKPSEKVPLSVGRLAMLLKEAGLPDGVFNIVHGDSEIVNAICDHPGIEAVSFVGSTKVAKIVYQRATMNYKRALALGGAKNHLMVLPDAKPEMTAQNVAASMSGCAGQRCMAASAMVGVGNIDHIIEKICDEARKIIPGKNLGAVISKESKERIERFISEAEKDGAKILVDGRGTKVEGKENGTYVGPTVIDFVKPEMSVAKEEIFGPVISIMRTNTVDEALAIENANPYGNAASVFTQNGGLARYIIDHASAGMIGVNVGVPVPREPFSFGGWNESKFGVGDITGKSSIEFWTKLKKSTVKWNPEAGVNWMS from the coding sequence ATGAAATACGCTCCCGTCCAAAATTATATTAGTGGAAAGTTTGTTGATGCTTCTTCCTCACGAAATTTAGACGTTATCTCCCCTTTAGATGGCAATTTACTTTCAAAAGTGCCGATGTCTACTCCAAAAGACCTGGATGAAGCCGTTAAAGCTGCAAAAGCTGCTTTTCCTAAATGGAGCCATACCCCGATCAAAGAAAGAGTACAGGTTTTTTATAGATACAAATACCTACTTGAAAAAAACCTGCAGGAACTGGCAGCATTGATAAGTGAGGAGAATGGTAAAACAATTGGTGAAGCCGTTGCTGAAATGGAAAAATGTGTGGAGCTTACTGAGTTTGCCTGTTCACTTCCGCAATTAGTGACGGGTGAAGTACTGGAAGTAAGTAAAGGTGTTGAATGCAGAACCGAACATGTACCGCTGGGGGTTATTGCTTCCATCGTTCCATTCAATTTCCCATCAATGGTTCCAAACTGGACCTTGCCAAATGCAATAGCATTAGGAAATTGTATGGTAATAAAACCTTCAGAAAAAGTGCCGCTGAGTGTAGGAAGGCTGGCCATGCTTTTAAAAGAAGCTGGCTTACCTGATGGTGTTTTTAATATTGTTCATGGCGATAGTGAAATAGTAAATGCGATCTGTGATCATCCGGGTATTGAAGCTGTTTCATTTGTTGGTTCTACAAAAGTTGCGAAGATCGTTTACCAGCGGGCAACGATGAATTATAAAAGGGCACTAGCATTGGGCGGTGCAAAAAATCATTTAATGGTATTACCAGATGCAAAACCCGAGATGACTGCGCAGAATGTAGCAGCAAGTATGAGTGGTTGTGCCGGTCAGCGCTGCATGGCAGCAAGTGCAATGGTAGGTGTTGGCAATATTGATCATATCATTGAAAAAATTTGTGATGAGGCAAGAAAAATTATTCCGGGAAAAAATCTCGGTGCAGTGATCAGCAAAGAATCGAAAGAAAGAATTGAACGCTTTATAAGTGAGGCAGAAAAAGATGGTGCAAAAATTTTAGTGGATGGCCGCGGCACCAAAGTAGAAGGAAAAGAAAATGGAACTTATGTAGGCCCTACGGTAATTGATTTTGTAAAGCCTGAAATGAGTGTGGCTAAAGAAGAAATTTTCGGGCCGGTAATTTCTATTATGCGGACAAATACAGTGGATGAGGCATTGGCCATTGAAAATGCAAATCCTTATGGAAATGCAGCCAGTGTATTTACACAAAATGGCGGGCTGGCAAGATATATCATTGACCATGCAAGTGCAGGAATGATCGGTGTGAATGTGGGTGTGCCGGTACCGAGAGAGCCATTTAGTTTTGGCGGATGGAATGAAAGTAAATTTGGAGTCGGTGATATCACCGGGAAGAGTTCAATTGAATTCTGGACAAAACTGAAAAAGAGCACAGTGAAATGGAACCCGGAAGCCGGTGTGAACTGGATGAGTTGA
- a CDS encoding glycosidase has translation MRIPVERRTVKIYPDPTRVIARFSFYGENRSAELIKKVMNLSEQEVTNIILPLLQEFSKRHRRITGILIRHCERLKKIFSDLGIDFDSLSQYRKLLIGSYATHEYSIESSAFFNPSCVEDPDQTELVEGQKRVIISFRAVGEGHISSIAFRRAIIDNNNNITVIPAGDYIDEAEVIRNANYKKELFFTKAIEQNIAPEIIEQVKKQLDEQFEYFTLQRVIRSLTDKETDDLRKIELNKVLWLADVYHEIIFSLDTDISDRVIFPISEFERNGIEDARFVRFTEDNGKIIYYATYTAYDGIQILPKLMQTSDFYDFKVRPLYGSGAMNKNLALFPRRINGKYAMMSRIDGMNNYIMYSNNVLIWENPQLLQEPKYPWEFIQIGNCGSPIETEHGWIVITHGVGSMRRYCLGVSLLDRDDPSKEIGRLDEPILMPNEDEREGYVPNVVYSCGSIINNGKLIIPYGLADHSSSFMSVDLNALLDKLRSQRL, from the coding sequence ATGCGAATTCCCGTTGAACGTAGAACAGTAAAAATTTACCCGGACCCAACAAGAGTTATTGCACGGTTCTCCTTTTATGGAGAAAACCGTTCAGCAGAACTCATAAAAAAAGTAATGAACTTATCAGAGCAGGAAGTAACCAACATCATACTTCCACTCTTACAAGAATTTTCCAAACGACATAGAAGGATCACAGGTATACTTATCAGGCATTGTGAAAGGCTAAAAAAAATATTCTCAGATCTTGGGATTGATTTTGATTCCTTGTCGCAATACCGCAAACTCCTGATCGGTTCCTATGCAACACATGAATACTCTATCGAGTCATCAGCTTTCTTTAACCCCTCCTGTGTTGAAGACCCGGATCAAACAGAATTGGTAGAAGGACAAAAAAGGGTCATCATTAGTTTCAGAGCAGTAGGCGAAGGTCATATTTCTTCGATAGCATTTCGAAGAGCCATCATTGATAATAATAATAATATTACTGTGATACCTGCCGGAGACTATATTGATGAAGCAGAAGTGATACGAAATGCTAATTACAAAAAGGAATTATTTTTTACTAAAGCAATAGAGCAAAACATTGCACCGGAAATAATAGAACAAGTAAAGAAACAATTAGACGAGCAGTTTGAATATTTTACTCTTCAGCGGGTGATCCGGAGTTTAACAGATAAAGAAACTGACGATCTAAGAAAAATTGAATTGAACAAAGTTTTATGGCTGGCAGATGTTTATCATGAAATAATTTTTTCATTGGATACCGATATATCGGACCGTGTGATCTTCCCCATATCTGAGTTTGAAAGAAATGGAATTGAAGATGCCCGTTTTGTACGCTTCACAGAAGATAATGGAAAAATAATTTATTACGCAACTTATACTGCCTATGACGGGATTCAGATCTTGCCCAAATTGATGCAGACCTCAGATTTTTATGATTTTAAAGTAAGGCCCCTTTATGGCTCCGGTGCAATGAATAAAAACCTGGCTTTATTTCCCCGGCGTATCAATGGAAAATATGCGATGATGTCACGCATAGATGGCATGAATAATTATATCATGTATTCAAACAATGTGCTCATTTGGGAAAACCCTCAATTATTACAAGAGCCAAAATATCCCTGGGAATTTATTCAAATAGGTAACTGCGGATCACCCATTGAAACGGAGCATGGCTGGATAGTTATCACACATGGGGTTGGCTCCATGCGCCGCTATTGCCTGGGAGTTAGCTTGCTGGATCGTGATGATCCTTCTAAAGAAATTGGAAGATTGGATGAGCCGATCTTAATGCCCAATGAAGATGAACGTGAAGGTTATGTTCCGAATGTTGTTTATTCATGCGGTTCAATAATCAACAATGGAAAATTGATCATACCCTATGGGTTAGCTGATCATTCTTCTTCATTCATGTCAGTAGATCTTAACGCATTGCTGGATAAATTACGTAGTCAGCGTTTGTAA
- a CDS encoding redoxin domain-containing protein, with protein MKRVLKIIGCVLIATNSFSQKVKVVKIDELQKIITETKNPLIVNFWATWCVPCVQELPYFLEEYNNHKKDSLQLLLVSLDFKDSYQKAIPDAVKKRNINAPVLWLNETNADYFCPKIDSVWSGAIPSSLFINSKSGYRKFYEDQLSHEQLKKEIMAILK; from the coding sequence ATGAAGAGAGTATTAAAAATAATAGGCTGCGTTTTAATTGCTACAAATTCCTTTTCTCAAAAAGTAAAGGTTGTAAAGATCGATGAGTTACAAAAGATAATTACTGAAACAAAAAATCCGCTGATCGTAAACTTCTGGGCTACCTGGTGTGTACCTTGTGTACAAGAATTGCCTTATTTTCTTGAAGAATATAATAACCACAAAAAAGACAGTCTTCAATTATTATTAGTGAGTCTCGATTTTAAAGATTCATATCAAAAAGCTATTCCCGATGCTGTAAAGAAAAGAAATATCAATGCGCCTGTTTTATGGCTAAATGAAACTAATGCAGATTATTTCTGCCCGAAAATTGACAGTGTGTGGAGCGGGGCGATACCATCCTCGTTATTTATAAATTCAAAGTCTGGTTATCGCAAATTTTACGAGGATCAGTTGTCACATGAACAACTGAAAAAAGAAATCATGGCTATACTTAAATAA
- a CDS encoding TIGR01777 family protein, with product METVLITGGTGMIGHSLRSVLLEKGYRVIVLTRDKSKQESNINGLDYAEWDVEKMKIDKEAIAAADYIIHLAGAGVADKRWTAKRKQEIISSRVKSGELLVKALNETSNKVKAVISISGIGYYGPDTGGKAFVESDSSFSDFLGDTCVKWEAAIQPVETIGKRLVIFRTGVVLSNKGGAIKEFKKPLRFGFATILGSGKQIVSWIHIDDAVKMFLYAIENNLLSGIYNAVSPGPVSNKELILQLAKTNNRFYIPFIVPAFILKIVVGELSIEVLKSATVNSKKVEGSGFVFQYPTIESAIRKLAAS from the coding sequence ATGGAAACAGTTTTAATTACAGGTGGTACAGGTATGATCGGCCATTCACTCAGAAGCGTATTATTGGAAAAAGGTTACAGGGTAATTGTTCTTACCCGGGATAAATCAAAACAAGAATCTAATATTAACGGTCTGGATTATGCTGAATGGGATGTTGAGAAAATGAAAATAGATAAGGAAGCTATCGCAGCAGCAGATTATATTATTCATTTAGCCGGTGCAGGTGTAGCTGATAAACGATGGACGGCAAAAAGGAAGCAGGAAATAATCAGCAGTCGTGTGAAGAGTGGCGAGTTGCTTGTAAAAGCACTCAATGAGACTTCGAATAAGGTAAAAGCTGTTATCAGTATTTCTGGAATTGGTTATTATGGGCCAGATACGGGAGGAAAAGCTTTTGTTGAGTCGGATAGTTCTTTTTCAGATTTCCTTGGTGATACCTGTGTGAAATGGGAAGCTGCAATACAACCGGTAGAAACTATTGGGAAAAGATTAGTCATATTCCGGACAGGGGTAGTATTGAGTAATAAAGGAGGTGCTATCAAAGAATTTAAAAAGCCACTCAGGTTTGGATTTGCAACTATTCTGGGTTCGGGTAAGCAAATTGTAAGCTGGATACATATAGACGATGCGGTGAAAATGTTTTTATATGCTATCGAAAATAATTTGCTGAGTGGGATTTATAATGCTGTATCGCCAGGCCCTGTATCGAATAAAGAACTCATATTGCAATTAGCAAAAACCAATAACCGGTTTTATATACCATTTATTGTTCCAGCGTTTATTTTAAAAATTGTAGTCGGTGAATTAAGTATTGAAGTATTAAAATCTGCAACAGTCAATTCAAAAAAAGTTGAGGGAAGCGGATTTGTATTTCAGTATCCAACGATTGAATCAGCTATCCGAAAACTGGCGGCCTCATAA
- a CDS encoding glycosyltransferase family 4 protein encodes MRIAVLSPIAWRTPPRHYGPWELVASNLTEGLVKKGIEATLFATSDSITKAKLDAVIEKGYEEDPGQSAKVAECLHISNLMEKASEFDLIHNHFDFLPLTYSKLITTPMITTIHGFSSQNIIPVYKKYNSNNSYVSISHSDRSPELNYIANIYHGIDTTQFSFNDQPDDYLLYFGRIHPDKGTAEAIEIAKRSKRRLFIAGIIQDETYFKEKVEPCFNDNVFYLGSAMSGERNVLLRNAFALLHPINFDEPFGLSVAEAMLCGTPVIAFNRGSMPELIEDKKTGFLVNDIDEAVDAVSMIHIIDRDACHRHAKEKFSLERMVKDYIDVYEQVIYKR; translated from the coding sequence ATGAGAATAGCTGTTTTATCTCCAATAGCCTGGCGAACACCACCAAGGCATTATGGACCGTGGGAATTAGTGGCATCTAATCTTACTGAAGGCCTGGTAAAAAAGGGGATCGAGGCAACATTGTTCGCTACTTCTGATTCAATAACAAAAGCAAAACTGGATGCGGTGATCGAAAAAGGATATGAAGAAGATCCAGGTCAATCTGCTAAAGTCGCAGAGTGTTTGCACATCAGCAACCTGATGGAAAAAGCTTCGGAGTTTGACCTAATACATAATCATTTTGATTTTCTTCCGCTTACTTATTCAAAACTTATCACTACTCCGATGATCACTACAATACATGGGTTTTCTTCTCAAAATATAATTCCTGTATATAAAAAATATAACTCAAATAACTCTTATGTTTCTATCAGTCATTCAGATCGTTCACCTGAATTAAACTATATCGCCAATATTTATCATGGTATTGATACAACTCAATTCAGTTTTAATGATCAACCTGATGACTACTTGCTTTATTTTGGCCGCATTCACCCGGATAAAGGAACAGCTGAAGCGATTGAGATAGCAAAGCGATCAAAGCGTCGTTTATTCATTGCCGGCATTATACAGGATGAAACATATTTTAAGGAAAAAGTGGAGCCTTGTTTTAATGATAACGTTTTTTATTTAGGATCAGCTATGTCTGGGGAAAGAAATGTGTTATTAAGAAATGCATTTGCCTTATTACATCCAATAAATTTTGATGAACCTTTTGGCTTAAGTGTTGCTGAAGCTATGTTATGCGGCACCCCTGTTATCGCTTTTAATAGAGGTTCGATGCCGGAATTGATCGAAGATAAAAAAACAGGGTTTCTCGTAAATGATATTGACGAAGCTGTTGATGCTGTTTCAATGATACACATTATTGACAGGGATGCTTGTCATCGTCATGCAAAAGAAAAATTTTCTTTAGAAAGAATGGTTAAAGATTACATCGATGTTTATGAGCAGGTCATTTACAAACGCTGA
- a CDS encoding glycosyltransferase, with translation MKIVYLSTFPPRECGIATFNLSLISGIQANLKKEGQFEQEFIVALNDSEDLDEYEYPQNVKFIIRQENEKDYLKAAELINNSSIDVCILQHEFGIFGGQSGIYILPLLHRVEKPVVTVLHTILKEPTFIQKIIIQEIGKQSAKLVVFNKRAISFLTSIYNVPIEKIQLIEHGVPDIDPPIFNPVRNFPSFKNKKLLMTFGLINRGKGLETVIRALPKIIDKHPETIYAILGNTHPVVARKYGEEYRDSLKLLATELKVDKHLVFINRFLPEKELVNYLSAADIYITPYINEAQISSGTLSYAIGAGAACLSTPYWHAVELLNGSRGQFFDFRDANGLASLVNDLFDNPQKLAELRENAYEYGLDLRWPNITSKYLALLNDVIDTHVTEKKEIKQIIDPDLMPKFSLSHVLRLTDDTGIVQHAKYGIPNLKEGYCLDDNARALIMTIMLCQQKKNQEALKLLPVYLSYIQYMQRADGNFGNFLSFDRKYIDEIASDDAFGRTIWALGFLISNPPTNSYREFADELFYNSVKHFKTIKSMRGCANTLIGVSYFLRARPGHEEMFRELVELTNVLMNAYKKHRDNKWRWFEDTMTYDNAILPLALFHSAEITGDEEVKKVAIESLKFLDKISFRNDYYTPIGNNNWYNRDNDKHVPLYDQQAIETMGMVLVYLQAYESTQEPAYIQKMFSSYLWFLGENSLRVPLYDHETKGCCDGLQSTGINRNQGAESTLAYIISYLTVLKAFEKEYQVQYQSASAIEILVQT, from the coding sequence ATGAAAATTGTTTACTTATCTACATTTCCACCAAGAGAATGCGGCATAGCAACTTTTAATCTAAGCCTGATCAGTGGAATTCAAGCCAATTTAAAAAAGGAAGGTCAGTTTGAACAGGAGTTTATTGTTGCATTGAATGACTCCGAAGACCTAGATGAGTACGAATATCCCCAGAATGTGAAATTTATCATTCGGCAGGAAAATGAAAAGGATTATCTAAAAGCGGCAGAACTTATTAATAACAGCAGCATCGATGTATGTATTCTTCAACATGAATTCGGAATATTTGGCGGACAAAGCGGAATTTATATTCTACCATTATTACATCGTGTTGAAAAACCGGTTGTGACCGTTTTACATACTATTTTAAAGGAGCCAACTTTTATTCAAAAAATAATAATCCAGGAAATCGGAAAGCAATCGGCAAAACTGGTTGTGTTTAATAAAAGAGCAATAAGTTTTCTTACCTCTATTTATAATGTTCCGATTGAAAAAATACAACTAATTGAGCATGGCGTTCCTGATATTGACCCGCCAATATTTAATCCAGTCAGAAATTTCCCATCATTTAAAAATAAAAAGTTATTAATGACGTTTGGCCTTATCAACAGGGGCAAAGGATTAGAGACTGTTATAAGAGCATTACCTAAGATAATTGATAAACATCCGGAAACGATCTATGCAATTCTGGGAAACACACATCCTGTAGTAGCAAGAAAATATGGAGAGGAGTATCGTGATAGTCTTAAGTTATTGGCAACGGAATTAAAAGTTGATAAACATCTTGTTTTTATTAACCGTTTTTTGCCGGAAAAAGAACTGGTCAATTATCTTTCAGCTGCTGATATTTATATTACTCCATATATTAATGAAGCACAGATAAGCAGCGGTACATTATCGTATGCTATTGGTGCTGGTGCGGCATGTTTATCTACTCCTTACTGGCATGCAGTTGAATTACTAAATGGAAGCAGGGGGCAATTTTTTGATTTCAGAGATGCAAATGGGCTAGCATCTCTTGTTAATGATCTTTTTGATAATCCACAAAAGCTTGCTGAGCTTAGAGAAAATGCATATGAATATGGACTGGATCTCCGGTGGCCAAATATTACCAGTAAATATTTGGCATTACTAAATGACGTTATAGATACACATGTTACAGAAAAAAAAGAAATCAAACAGATCATCGATCCTGACCTGATGCCTAAATTCAGTTTGTCACATGTGTTGCGATTAACAGATGATACAGGAATTGTGCAGCATGCTAAATATGGTATTCCAAATCTTAAGGAAGGTTATTGTCTTGATGACAATGCACGGGCACTTATCATGACAATTATGCTATGTCAGCAGAAAAAAAACCAGGAGGCGTTGAAACTTTTGCCCGTATATCTCAGTTATATCCAATATATGCAACGGGCAGATGGAAATTTTGGAAACTTTCTCAGTTTTGACAGGAAATACATAGATGAAATTGCTTCTGATGATGCTTTTGGGCGTACTATTTGGGCACTTGGTTTTTTAATTTCTAATCCACCCACCAATTCTTATCGTGAATTTGCAGATGAATTATTTTACAATTCAGTAAAGCATTTCAAAACAATAAAAAGCATGAGAGGATGTGCCAATACGCTGATCGGTGTTTCCTATTTTTTACGGGCTCGTCCCGGGCATGAAGAAATGTTCAGAGAACTGGTTGAACTGACGAATGTGTTAATGAATGCATATAAAAAACATCGTGATAATAAATGGCGTTGGTTCGAGGATACAATGACTTATGATAATGCAATACTACCTCTTGCTTTGTTTCATTCAGCTGAAATTACAGGAGATGAGGAAGTAAAAAAAGTTGCTATTGAATCTTTGAAGTTCCTGGATAAAATTAGTTTCAGAAACGATTACTATACACCCATCGGGAATAACAATTGGTACAATCGTGATAATGATAAACATGTACCTTTATATGATCAGCAGGCGATCGAGACTATGGGGATGGTATTAGTATACCTGCAGGCTTACGAATCAACACAGGAACCAGCATATATTCAAAAAATGTTCAGTAGCTATTTATGGTTTTTGGGAGAAAACTCTTTGCGAGTGCCATTATACGATCATGAGACCAAAGGTTGCTGTGATGGATTGCAATCAACCGGTATCAATCGCAACCAGGGAGCCGAAAGTACGCTGGCATACATTATTTCTTATCTCACAGTTCTGAAAGCATTTGAAAAAGAATACCAGGTTCAGTATCAATCGGCATCTGCAATAGAAATTTTAGTGCAAACATGA